The following proteins are co-located in the Calliphora vicina chromosome 2, idCalVici1.1, whole genome shotgun sequence genome:
- the LOC135950708 gene encoding uncharacterized protein LOC135950708 — translation MSLPKTPSNEASASTSSSAGDNVCIVCATIMLENEDCLIISKCNHSFHRSCIENYLSNTAECPNCRHPCDLADLKRVNFPSKQDTQAKQSIRGRGRGTVTMPYNTRSQNRTLFHDSQRPLVGHGNEVDDVEVSAA, via the coding sequence atgtcCCTGCCAAAAACACCATCAAACGAAGCATCTGCTTCAACGTCCTCATCTGCTGGTGATAACGTTTGTATTGTTTGTGCCACAATTATGTTAGAGAATGAGGATTGCCTTATCATTAGTAAGTGTAACCATTCCTTCCATCGATCCTGTATCGAGAATTATTTATCCAATACGGCAGAGTGTCCCAATTGTAGACACCCCTGTGATCTTGCCGATTTAAAAAGAGTAAATTTTCCCAGTAAACAAGATACTCAAGCTAAACAAAGCATTAGAGGTCGAGGCCGAGGAACGGTAACGATGCCATATAATACTCGTAGCCAAAATAGAACACTCTTCCATGATAGTCAACGTCCTTTAGTCGGACACGGTAATGAAGTGGATGACGTAGAAGTGTCTGCTGCATAA